One window of Eulemur rufifrons isolate Redbay chromosome 25, OSU_ERuf_1, whole genome shotgun sequence genomic DNA carries:
- the ATP5F1C gene encoding ATP synthase subunit gamma, mitochondrial isoform X1, whose translation MFSRAGVAGVSAWALQPQWVQVRNMATLKDITRRLKSIKNIQKITKSMKMVAAAKYSRAERELKPARVYGIGSLALYEKADIKVPEDKKKHLLIGVSSDRGLCGAIHSSVAKQMKSEVATLTAAGKEVMIVGIGDKIRGILHRTHSDQFLVTFKEVGRKPPTFGDASVIALELLNSGYEFDEGSIIFNRFRSVISYKTEEKPIFSLNTIASAESMSIYDDIDTDVLQNYQEYSLANIIYYSLKESTTSEQSARMTAMDNASKNASEMIDKLTLTFNRTRQAVITKELIEIISGAAALD comes from the exons ATGTTCTCTCGGGCGGGCGTCGCGGGGGTCTCGGCCTGGGCCTTGCAGCCGCAATG GGTCCAAGTTCGAAATATGGCAACTTTGAAAGATA TTACCAGGCGACTAAAGTCCATCAAAAACATCCAGAAAATTACCAAGTCTATGAAAATGGTAGCAGCAGCAAAATATTCCCGAGCTGAGAGGGAGCTGAAACCTGCTCGAGTATACGGAATAGGATCTTTGG ctctGTATGAAAAAGCTGATATTAAGGTGCCTGAAGATAAGAAGAAGCACCTCCTTATTGGTGTGTCCTCAGATAGAGGGCTTTGTGGTGCCATCCATTCCTCGGTTGCTAAGCAGATGAAAAGTGAGGTGGCTACGCTCACAGCGGCCGGGAAAGAAGTTATGATTGTTGGAATTGGCGATAAAATCAGGGGCATACTTCATAG GACTCATTCTGACCAGTTTCTGGTGACATTCAAAGAAGTGGGAAGAAAGCCCCCTACTTTTGGAGATGCGTCCGTCATTGCCCTTGAGTTACTAAATTCTGGATATGAATTTGATGAGGGCTCTATCATCTTTAATCGGTTCAG gTCTGTCATCTCCTATAAGACAGAAGAAAAACCCATCTTCTCCCTTAATACCATTGCAAGTGCTG AGAGTATGAGTATCTACGATGATATTGATACTGATGTGCTGCAAAATTACCAAGAATACAGTCTGGCTAACATCATCTACTACTCTTTGAAGGAGTCTACCACCAGTgagcagagtgctaggatgacagccATGGACAATGCCAGCAAGAACGCTT CTGAGATGATTGATAAATTGACTTTGACATTCAACCGCACCCGCCAAGCTGTCATCACAAAAGAGTTGATTGAAATTATCTCTGGTGCTGCAGCTCT GGATTAA
- the ATP5F1C gene encoding ATP synthase subunit gamma, mitochondrial isoform X2, with the protein MFSRAGVAGVSAWALQPQWVQVRNMATLKDITRRLKSIKNIQKITKSMKMVAAAKYSRAERELKPARVYGIGSLALYEKADIKVPEDKKKHLLIGVSSDRGLCGAIHSSVAKQMKSEVATLTAAGKEVMIVGIGDKIRGILHRTHSDQFLVTFKEVGRKPPTFGDASVIALELLNSGYEFDEGSIIFNRFRSVISYKTEEKPIFSLNTIASAESMSIYDDIDTDVLQNYQEYSLANIIYYSLKESTTSEQSARMTAMDNASKNASEMIDKLTLTFNRTRQAVITKELIEIISGAAAL; encoded by the exons ATGTTCTCTCGGGCGGGCGTCGCGGGGGTCTCGGCCTGGGCCTTGCAGCCGCAATG GGTCCAAGTTCGAAATATGGCAACTTTGAAAGATA TTACCAGGCGACTAAAGTCCATCAAAAACATCCAGAAAATTACCAAGTCTATGAAAATGGTAGCAGCAGCAAAATATTCCCGAGCTGAGAGGGAGCTGAAACCTGCTCGAGTATACGGAATAGGATCTTTGG ctctGTATGAAAAAGCTGATATTAAGGTGCCTGAAGATAAGAAGAAGCACCTCCTTATTGGTGTGTCCTCAGATAGAGGGCTTTGTGGTGCCATCCATTCCTCGGTTGCTAAGCAGATGAAAAGTGAGGTGGCTACGCTCACAGCGGCCGGGAAAGAAGTTATGATTGTTGGAATTGGCGATAAAATCAGGGGCATACTTCATAG GACTCATTCTGACCAGTTTCTGGTGACATTCAAAGAAGTGGGAAGAAAGCCCCCTACTTTTGGAGATGCGTCCGTCATTGCCCTTGAGTTACTAAATTCTGGATATGAATTTGATGAGGGCTCTATCATCTTTAATCGGTTCAG gTCTGTCATCTCCTATAAGACAGAAGAAAAACCCATCTTCTCCCTTAATACCATTGCAAGTGCTG AGAGTATGAGTATCTACGATGATATTGATACTGATGTGCTGCAAAATTACCAAGAATACAGTCTGGCTAACATCATCTACTACTCTTTGAAGGAGTCTACCACCAGTgagcagagtgctaggatgacagccATGGACAATGCCAGCAAGAACGCTT CTGAGATGATTGATAAATTGACTTTGACATTCAACCGCACCCGCCAAGCTGTCATCACAAAAGAGTTGATTGAAATTATCTCTGGTGCTGCAGCTCT GTAA
- the ATP5F1C gene encoding ATP synthase subunit gamma, mitochondrial isoform X3: protein MKMVAAAKYSRAERELKPARVYGIGSLALYEKADIKVPEDKKKHLLIGVSSDRGLCGAIHSSVAKQMKSEVATLTAAGKEVMIVGIGDKIRGILHRTHSDQFLVTFKEVGRKPPTFGDASVIALELLNSGYEFDEGSIIFNRFRSVISYKTEEKPIFSLNTIASAESMSIYDDIDTDVLQNYQEYSLANIIYYSLKESTTSEQSARMTAMDNASKNASEMIDKLTLTFNRTRQAVITKELIEIISGAAALD from the exons ATGAAAATGGTAGCAGCAGCAAAATATTCCCGAGCTGAGAGGGAGCTGAAACCTGCTCGAGTATACGGAATAGGATCTTTGG ctctGTATGAAAAAGCTGATATTAAGGTGCCTGAAGATAAGAAGAAGCACCTCCTTATTGGTGTGTCCTCAGATAGAGGGCTTTGTGGTGCCATCCATTCCTCGGTTGCTAAGCAGATGAAAAGTGAGGTGGCTACGCTCACAGCGGCCGGGAAAGAAGTTATGATTGTTGGAATTGGCGATAAAATCAGGGGCATACTTCATAG GACTCATTCTGACCAGTTTCTGGTGACATTCAAAGAAGTGGGAAGAAAGCCCCCTACTTTTGGAGATGCGTCCGTCATTGCCCTTGAGTTACTAAATTCTGGATATGAATTTGATGAGGGCTCTATCATCTTTAATCGGTTCAG gTCTGTCATCTCCTATAAGACAGAAGAAAAACCCATCTTCTCCCTTAATACCATTGCAAGTGCTG AGAGTATGAGTATCTACGATGATATTGATACTGATGTGCTGCAAAATTACCAAGAATACAGTCTGGCTAACATCATCTACTACTCTTTGAAGGAGTCTACCACCAGTgagcagagtgctaggatgacagccATGGACAATGCCAGCAAGAACGCTT CTGAGATGATTGATAAATTGACTTTGACATTCAACCGCACCCGCCAAGCTGTCATCACAAAAGAGTTGATTGAAATTATCTCTGGTGCTGCAGCTCT GGATTAA